The following proteins are co-located in the Microplitis demolitor isolate Queensland-Clemson2020A chromosome 5, iyMicDemo2.1a, whole genome shotgun sequence genome:
- the LOC103579425 gene encoding proclotting enzyme isoform X1 yields the protein MQKHTRERVLPAVLFHLLVVSLIEYGHTEHGHTDPILFNAIGNVMRVKFNGSWIDGARRNLTNSRSGRGPRGCGMSSKGWTRVVGGQPADPKEWPWMVALIRRDSDQYCGGVLVTDRHVLTAAHCLYGVKIKNIIVRLGEYDFSKHYETRFLDFKVVDIKIHEHFNPSSYENDIALLKIHRPTIFNDYIWPICLPPQGMSFENKNAIVIGWGSQYYAGPQSSILMEVPVPVWPRDRCANTLAQRLPDTIMCAGAYEGGRDSCQGDSGGPLLHQLGNGRWVNIGIVSWGIRCGDPGHPGIYTRVNSFLDWIFGNAIF from the exons atgcaaaaacaCACTCGAGAGAGAGTTTTACCAGCAGTTTTGTTTCATTTGTTGGTCGTGTCGTTGATTGAGTATGGACATACCGAGCATGGACATACTGACCCTATTCTATTTAATGCTAtcg gAAATGTCATGAGGGTCAAGTTTAATGGGAGCTGGATCGATGGAGCTCGGAGGAATTTAACAAACTCGAGAAGTGGACGCGGCCCACGGGGATGTGGAATGAGCTCGAAAGGATGGACTAGAGTTGTGGGTGGACAGCCAGCTGATCCAAAAGAATGGCCTTGGATGGTCGCATTGATACGAAGGGACTCGGATCAATATTGCGGAGGAGTTTTGGTTACTGATAGGCATGTACTAACTGCTGCTCATTGTCTCTATgg agttaaaataaaaaacattattgtgAGATTAGGGGAATACGACTTTTCAAAACATTATGAAACACGCTTTCTAGACTTTAAAGTCGTGGACATAAAGATCCATGAACATTTCAATCCGTCCAGTTACGAGAATGATATTGCGCTATTGAAAATTCACCGGCCCACTATTTTCAACGATTATATCTGGCCAATTTGTCTACCACCCCAAGGGATgtcttttgaaaataaaaatgctatCGTAATTg GCTGGGGCAGTCAGTATTACGCCGGTCCGCAGAGTTCGATCTTGATGGAAGTACCGGTACCAGTGTGGCCCCGGGACAGGTGTGCCAATACTTTAGCCCAGCGGCTACCGGATACCATCATGTGTGCGGGTGCCTATGAAGGTGGCAGAGATTCGTGTCag GGTGACTCGGGTGGACCTCTGCTACATCAATTAGGCAACGGGCGGTGGGTCAACATCGGAATAGTATCATGGGGCATCCGCTGTGGCGATCCAGGACACCCTGGGATCTACACCCGCGTCAACTCCTTCCTCGACTGGATATTCGGTAACGCTATTTTCTGA
- the LOC103579425 gene encoding proclotting enzyme isoform X2: MCLIYLFLDGNVLAVAAENINGGKRNVMRVKFNGSWIDGARRNLTNSRSGRGPRGCGMSSKGWTRVVGGQPADPKEWPWMVALIRRDSDQYCGGVLVTDRHVLTAAHCLYGVKIKNIIVRLGEYDFSKHYETRFLDFKVVDIKIHEHFNPSSYENDIALLKIHRPTIFNDYIWPICLPPQGMSFENKNAIVIGWGSQYYAGPQSSILMEVPVPVWPRDRCANTLAQRLPDTIMCAGAYEGGRDSCQGDSGGPLLHQLGNGRWVNIGIVSWGIRCGDPGHPGIYTRVNSFLDWIFGNAIF; encoded by the exons gAAATGTCATGAGGGTCAAGTTTAATGGGAGCTGGATCGATGGAGCTCGGAGGAATTTAACAAACTCGAGAAGTGGACGCGGCCCACGGGGATGTGGAATGAGCTCGAAAGGATGGACTAGAGTTGTGGGTGGACAGCCAGCTGATCCAAAAGAATGGCCTTGGATGGTCGCATTGATACGAAGGGACTCGGATCAATATTGCGGAGGAGTTTTGGTTACTGATAGGCATGTACTAACTGCTGCTCATTGTCTCTATgg agttaaaataaaaaacattattgtgAGATTAGGGGAATACGACTTTTCAAAACATTATGAAACACGCTTTCTAGACTTTAAAGTCGTGGACATAAAGATCCATGAACATTTCAATCCGTCCAGTTACGAGAATGATATTGCGCTATTGAAAATTCACCGGCCCACTATTTTCAACGATTATATCTGGCCAATTTGTCTACCACCCCAAGGGATgtcttttgaaaataaaaatgctatCGTAATTg GCTGGGGCAGTCAGTATTACGCCGGTCCGCAGAGTTCGATCTTGATGGAAGTACCGGTACCAGTGTGGCCCCGGGACAGGTGTGCCAATACTTTAGCCCAGCGGCTACCGGATACCATCATGTGTGCGGGTGCCTATGAAGGTGGCAGAGATTCGTGTCag GGTGACTCGGGTGGACCTCTGCTACATCAATTAGGCAACGGGCGGTGGGTCAACATCGGAATAGTATCATGGGGCATCCGCTGTGGCGATCCAGGACACCCTGGGATCTACACCCGCGTCAACTCCTTCCTCGACTGGATATTCGGTAACGCTATTTTCTGA